Genomic segment of Leishmania panamensis strain MHOM/PA/94/PSC-1 chromosome 20 sequence:
GATGAGCGCCATCACAGTGACAGGGGAACTGAGGATGAGAGCATATCGATGCACATCGATGTCCTCGTTCAACCAGACAGGCTTCCACTCGGTCCCGCGGATGGCAGAAGCGGAGAAAGCGGCCCGGCAGCCTCCTCGCTCGACGTTGCCCAATCGCAGCGTCGCGTTATCCCTCGCGCTTCTGCGGGTCCCTACAGCAGGTTGAGCTACATCATGGATGAGAACTGCACACCCTtcacggcgctgctcgccACCCTTCGCGTGGCCGGCTTCACCCGCGTCTCCGGCCGCGCGGCGCTCCTTCACAAAACTCACTCGCTTCTCTGGGTAAAGCACCTACTGCCAAGCATGGTGAATCAAGCGCTGCAGCCTCAGACTGGCGCTTATCGGAAGGTGAACCACTTCCCAGCCACCCACGCCCTCGGCCGAAAGGACAAgctttgcctgctgctgagaCGCGCTGGATTGCGTTGGCAAGCAAGTGGAAATCTGTCGACAGCGCTGAGCGATACGTGCACgaggagcgctgcagcgacgcgcgcGGCGGTGTGGGCGTCCCTGACCCCTGAGAGCTGGCTTCTTCCACAAGAAGTGgaagcgtgcgtgcgtgcgatCCGGCAGCCGCACCCTTCCGCGGCAGCATCCCCACTCTTTATCGTGAAGCCGACGAACCTAGCTGGTGGCCAAGGCATCTTCCTAATACGCGGTAGCAGTGAGGCGGGGGTTATGTCGCTGATGGCCGCTGTCGGCGGGCTTGGCGGcagccccagcagcacctcccgAACGGAGCCCGTCACTGGATCACTCGACTCTAGTGCTGTCGGCTCTACCGCCGTGGCCGCCACCCCTGCTGCGGAGACGGTGAGAAGCAACTACATTGTGCAGCGATACATGGCAAACCCCTTTTTGCTGGAGGGCAGAAAGTTTGACCTGCGGCTGTACGTTGTCGTGACCTCCTACGATCCTGTGCGGATGTACCTCTACCGGGAAGGCCTCGTGCGCATCGCCTCCTTGCCCTACATCCGCACCActgcaacagcggcggcggcggtgacaacACTCGCCGATGTATCCGACCTGAGAGCGCACTTGACGAACTTCACCCTGAACAAAGGGGCTTCGCTAGTGATGGCGGGGGAAAGTGACGCAGACGCGGCCACGGCTGGCACTGCAGCCAACGGATCGGACACAAAATGGTCGCTACGCAGCCTAGAAGCTTATGTTGCCTCGATGGGATATGACTGGCCCGGTACGCTACAGCGCATTCACGAGCTGCTCCGgcttgtgtttctctcaGTCACCCCCGAAGTCCGAGAAGCGTTGCGCGCGTCGTCGGCGTCCCGGCTAAAGAGCGCAGCTAGCAACACAGCAGCGTCACTACCGCCTTTGGCTGCCGTGTCGTCGCATGCCACCACCAATGGCACATCGCCTTTCTTCGAGATATTTGGTGTGGACGTGCTTCTTCTCACTGACGACAGTGAGGAAAACTTTCCCCATGACTTGTTAGCCGTGTCGGCAAGTGCCTGCACGTTGCGGCCTGTGCTACTCGAGGTAAACATTATGCCCTCTCTCAGCACGCACTACTCGCTCTTTGACCAGCGCATCAAAGCAAACTTCATCGCCGACGCGCTGACGCTGGTGGGCCtgatgccgccaccgccgctgccaaaggtggccttctccactgctgGGGTCCAGAACACGACGGGGAGTCAACGGAGCTGTTACAACGACACCTTCCTAGACGGGTTGTGTGACAGCGACGTACTGAACGTGTGTCTTGCCACGGAAGAGGAGCACCGACGTGCCGACAACTTCACACGCCTCCTGCCGACACACAACTCTGCCAGTAAGTACAAGGCTTTGATGGAGGTAGCGGAGGAGAATGGGACGCctacagcggcgccgtcccGCCTCGATACAGTACTGAGTTCTTGGCTGGCGTCTTCACTGTGACAAGAGGCCCTGAAACGAAGTCTGGAATGCACTTTTCTAACTCATGAACGCCCTACGAAAGCGCAAACATTGACAAGCGTGTTTGCGGTAACCTTCCCACCCGTGCTGCgagcctctccccttctcactCGCTCCTCCCACTCGCACGTTTGCTCAACAAGTGTGCGTTCGTGCAACACGGGGCGCCGGCGCACgttgtgcccccccccccacaggAGCGTCAGCGAGACAATAGACACGATCTTTTCGCGTGCAAAGACAGGCACCGGTACACAAAGCCAACGCGGCGTGTTCGATTGGTGTTGTTCTTGCAGAGGCATGCGCTCTGGTGAGGCGAGGTACATGGAGAGGTACACCACAGAGGAAAAACAGGATGGGaacaagagggagagatgcaAGGTGAACGTGGACAGTATGACTGTTGatcttttcctccctctacctcgctctctctctctctccccctctgcctgTCGGTCTCTCACAGGTGACCTGGCCACTCTATCGaggaacacacacgcgcacacgcatccTCATCATCCTCCTTAAGTGGCATTTCCCAACGTTGCACCGAAACTGTTCTTCTTTTCAAACTGCATCCCCGCCCTCCGCATCACCTTTTGTATTCGAGAGAACGTCTGCCCGCGCCCCTTCCCATCACACGCCCCATACACCAGGCGCGTGACGCCACAGCGTTCCTGACGCACGCAGACATGGGCCAAAGCGCACCAACGCCGAgtctgcgcacgcagcggcggcaacagctCAAGCAACAGGACATGCAGAAGCCACTGCAGGCTACAGAGCAGGTGCGACACCACCAGCCGACGCTGAAGGAGCAGTGGCAAGCAAAGCGGGAGGCaaacgccgccgcccgcgAGGCGAACGCGGCGGAGCGCAAGCGGAAGAAGGATGCCCTGCATGCCGCACTGGTAGCACAGCAGAAGCAAGCTGAATGTGAAGAGAATCTCTTCAACTTGAACGACGGTGTGCAGGGAGGCGggggcgacggcagcagcgatgatgacCATCTTCCGAACGCTGAGGCGGAGGCAATGCTGATTCAGGCGCAGATTAACGCACAGTTAGCCGCCTTTCAAACTTTTATGCAGAACAACCCTGATGTCGGGGAGGACCTTGACAGCGTTGACGCCACCCCAGCCAGCATGTTTAACCGTGATGCCGCGACGATAGCGGCACTGAAAGCTGCCAAGAGCGGCGGCCTTGGGGACGGAGACGATGATGAGGCAATTGCGAACGTCTCCGTGCACACCTCCGACTACGCGGATGAGGAGCTGATGCAGGACCTCGACGACCTCGATGAGGAGCTCGAACAGGAGTTCCTGCATAGCATCGACACCATGCAACACCAGGTTGCCGAGCACAAGAAGCAGTCCCTCGTGTACCTGCGCGAGCACAACGACAAGGCGGCGGCATTGCAAGAGCTACAAAAGGCGAAGCAGATCGAAGCAAACATCAAGAAGTTGCTGGGCGACCACGAGACCCCGCTTCGTGTGCAGATCGAGGAACAACAAACGAAGATCGTCGAGCTGGAGAACCTCGTCGCGACACGCAAACAGCAGTCCTTGGCCGCTCTTCACGACAGCGACAAGCCTAcggcgctgacgctgctgaaggaAGCAAAGGGATTTGCGAGTcagctggaggcggtgaGAGCAATGCTGGCGTCACTTCGGgaacaaaaagagaagcaactCCGTAGCACGGGCGAGGGCTGACGACGATCTCGATTgacgctctccctctgtggAGGGAGAAAAAGTGTATGatcccgtgtgtgtgtctctgtccCCGCCTACCTTTGCGTGGACTTGAGGCACTGTGTATGCGTCGGTGCGTTAGTTCTGGCGCGTGTTTGCACCTGTCGCCCACGCTCAGCGTCTGTCGGCTGATTTTAGGTGTTTCGTTTTGCTGCTCGTCAATCGCTTCTTTTTGCTTGCTTTGCTTGATTATTTGGCCTCACGTCGCTTATGTGCATTCTTCTCTCGCACCCACCCCACAGGCCTGCAGGGCAGTTGACCTCCCGGAAGTTTCAGCACTTCGGTGTCgcaagaggagagcagcCCGACGGTGGCGTCTCTGTGCTCGCACCGCCGGGCATGTGTACAGGTGTAGGTCCTAATACGCAATCATAGGGGTCCCCACGCCACATTACGGGATGCCGCGGCTTGAAGcgacagaggggggagtgtggCGCACAAGCAGAGCGCCGGGTCCCGGAGAGGGCCCTGGCCTCCAccgtcgagcagcacgcggGTCGCGGCTGGCGTGGGTTGAGGCGTGTGGCCCACCCTGGCCCGTCTGGCGCCGCGCGTGTccgaggaaggcgaggaCGAGTCGCCAGCCCCATGGCCCCATTCCACGGCTGACGGCTCGTCCTGGACGCCGAGGCGTTAGTCGTGGTGCACCACGGAGGTATGGGTGAGCTGTGGTTGTGCAGGCGTGTGTTTGCTGACTTTGTGCGTGGTAGGACGGACACGTCGGGGAACAAAACGCCTTTGCGCGCTCCCAGAGATACACTAAAGAGGATGCCAGCTGAGGCAGGTGGATGAAAATGCTCATCCTCTGTCACTGCTCCTtcacacgtgcacaccgTCAAGCCCATGAAGAAATTGAGAAATCTGCGGTGGTATTAGCAATACGCCTAGTGATGCAGTGCAGGGGAAGTACCCTGCGCTCCTCCTTGCCCTTTGTTGTGTTTGACGCTCTTGTGGGCTGGCCCTTCTTGCTGTGCCCTTCTTGCTGTGCCCTCCTGTTGGTCGCGAATGCCACTAGGGCATacgaacacgcacaccatGCGCGCCGAAACTAGAGACATTCCTGCATTAATAAACAAGGAGTTGCATGTGAATAACTTTCCTCCACATCGACTCCGCGACTGGCACAACGTGAGAGCTCCAGTACACatcccgctctctccccattCTCCGCTACCTCCTGGTCACAACACTTGATGCCATCTCCTCTCACTCCTTTCACTCGCTGTTTATGTTTCTTTTCCGTTCACCTGTCACTAACACGGCGGTATTACTCTCTCACCATATCCACACCCTCGCGCGCCAGAAGTTCCCACACAGGCAATGGCACccacttctcttttcactGCCAGCCCTCTCTCAGGAGATAACTTCCCTCCTTCTGCTGCGACTTTGATTGCATCCCAGCCAGAAAGCACGCCAACCACGGCAATGTAATGTCGCAACGGCTCAATCGGGGTCCACGCAATGCACTAAACCCTCCGTGATGATAACACTATTACTGTAGTACTCCTTTCCTGCCCACATACCTTCGGCGAACCAAACTAGACACGGAATGCCTCCAAGACTTCTCTACTGTGTGCGGACCGAGGTGGTGTGCGCGTACGCGCACCCccgcgcatgtgcgtgggtgATGCTACACCAAAGCAGGGAATCTCTTGTCGAGCGCCGGCGCGCGTCGCTGGCGCGGTGACATGACACACTTTGAGTAACTGCATCCATTCATTGAATCGGCTGACCCgcacgtgcgcatgtgtgtgtgtgtgtgtatctgaAGCATgcgtgctcctcctccctcctcccaaaTGACGAACGTGGCATCTCTCCACGGACACCGCATTCGCACTGCGGCGCGTGACATCACTGTTGCCTTCGAACCTAATACCAGGGCcgatgggtgtgtgtggagccGAAGAGCGACCTGCCGTGCGTGGTGCCTGGCGCCCCGTACTCTCTGTGCGTACGTCTGTACGCGTGACGCGACTGCGTGATGAACTAGGTCTACGACGAACAACTCGTCTGATCACCTCTGTTGATGACCCTACATACCTTTTGCTTCCTCACTGACtggcagtcgctgctgcggcgtgttTGCGCGCGTGGGTGGTGGAGGGCGTTGCAAGCATGTGGAGTGCGTGCGCGCATGGAGCTActgtgtgtgctgccaccttcccactgcaccagctccccccccctctctctctcactcctctgctgccgcggctgcggtgcCGTGATTGCACTGGAGGTGCTTTCAATGCTTCGGAGTGGAGAAGTTGCAGTTCCAGCGCGATGGTCAGAGAAGCGTTACTGTTTGTTCGCTGGTCTACTGATGTCTTAGTCGTGGGGTGTTCAAGCACGACCCTGCTGGTGCGTTGATGGACTGTGTGACGTCCGCAGTTTTGGCCTGATCACCATTGTCATGGGGTGCGTGCGCCTTCTCGGGAGAGTGGAGAACGCAAGAGCGGCCAAGTTGCGAGGTAGTGGGTGGAGTG
This window contains:
- a CDS encoding tubulin-tyrosine ligase, putative (TriTrypDB/GeneDB-style sysID: LpmP.20.4970), with the protein product MSAGEADQHVVWNTVAPLPSLTHRCADGDVVAAARRARSALEPFLVSPSVVLDPSSTTTSTDESAGLTSTDVYLVDSPYKRRRPTIAFVPYDKPATGDERHHSDRGTEDESISMHIDVLVQPDRLPLGPADGRSGESGPAASSLDVAQSQRRVIPRASAGPYSRLSYIMDENCTPFTALLATLRVAGFTRVSGRAALLHKTHSLLWVKHLLPSMVNQALQPQTGAYRKVNHFPATHALGRKDKLCLLLRRAGLRWQASGNLSTALSDTCTRSAAATRAAVWASLTPESWLLPQEVEACVRAIRQPHPSAAASPLFIVKPTNLAGGQGIFLIRGSSEAGVMSLMAAVGGLGGSPSSTSRTEPVTGSLDSSAVGSTAVAATPAAETVRSNYIVQRYMANPFLLEGRKFDLRLYVVVTSYDPVRMYLYREGLVRIASLPYIRTTATAAAAVTTLADVSDLRAHLTNFTLNKGASLVMAGESDADAATAGTAANGSDTKWSLRSLEAYVASMGYDWPGTLQRIHELLRLVFLSVTPEVREALRASSASRLKSAASNTAASLPPLAAVSSHATTNGTSPFFEIFGVDVLLLTDDSEENFPHDLLAVSASACTLRPVLLEVNIMPSLSTHYSLFDQRIKANFIADALTLVGLMPPPPLPKVAFSTAGVQNTTGSQRSCYNDTFLDGLCDSDVLNVCLATEEEHRRADNFTRLLPTHNSASKYKALMEVAEENGTPTAAPSRLDTVLSSWLASSL
- a CDS encoding hypothetical protein (TriTrypDB/GeneDB-style sysID: LpmP.20.4980); translation: MGQSAPTPSLRTQRRQQLKQQDMQKPLQATEQVRHHQPTLKEQWQAKREANAAAREANAAERKRKKDALHAALVAQQKQAECEENLFNLNDGVQGGGGDGSSDDDHLPNAEAEAMLIQAQINAQLAAFQTFMQNNPDVGEDLDSVDATPASMFNRDAATIAALKAAKSGGLGDGDDDEAIANVSVHTSDYADEELMQDLDDLDEELEQEFLHSIDTMQHQVAEHKKQSLVYLREHNDKAAALQELQKAKQIEANIKKLLGDHETPLRVQIEEQQTKIVELENLVATRKQQSLAALHDSDKPTALTLLKEAKGFASQLEAVRAMLASLREQKEKQLRSTGEG